CAGCCGCTGACACCGGCGAAGACGAGCCCGGCGCCGACGAACGCGGACAACGCGACGAATGATGGCGCCACGGTCAGGGCCAGCACCGCGCCGATCACCACGAGGCTGCCGGCGGTGATCTGCACCTGGCGCATGATCTCCAGCGGCTGCCTGCGGTCGACCGCCACCGGCAGGCCGGCCTTCTTCCATGCTTCGATGCCGCCTTCCAGGATGTACGCGTCACAGGCCGCGGCCTCGGCGAGGCGTTGCGTGTTGGCTTTGGTGCGCGCGCCGGAGCGGCAGTGGAAGACGATCGCCCGCGCGCCGGCGGAGTGGATCGGCGCCAGGCGCGACAGGGCCTCGTGGCGTGCGCCCGGCACCCATTCGCGGCGATGCTCGTCGAGCTCGCGGATGTCGACGAGGATCGCGCCCTGGTCGATGAGTTGCCGGGCGGCCTGTGGGGCGATAGCGGGAAGCGTCATGGTCGATCCTCCAGAGAAAGCGGTTCAATCCCGGCAGTAGAGGCGATGGAGCGTTGCCAGCAGCGTGCCGATGCGGGGATCGGCGATGCGGTACCAGATCGTCTGCGCCTCGCGGCGGAAGGCGACGATCCCTTCCTCGCGCATCCGGGCGAGATGCTGGGACAGCGCCGATTGCGACAGGCCCACGTCATTCGCCAGCGCGCCGACCGTCTCCTCCCCCTGTTCCATGAGCCGGCACAGGATCAGCAGGCGCCGATCGTTGGCCAGGGCGCGAAGCAGGTCGGCGACCTCCGCGGCCCTGCTTTCCAGTGCTTTTGCGTCGATGCGGGTTGCTGCTGTCGGCATGGTCGCTGCTGTTGTTTAGGTATTGCTAATTTAGTATATACTAATATATCTGTCAAGTATCCACATTGGAGACACGACAGATGACGTCATCACCCGACATCGAGGCCTTCTTCGATGAAGCGACCTTCACCATCAGCTACCTGGTTGCCGACCCCACAACCGGTCGGACCGTGATCGTCGATCCCGTGCTCGACTACGATCCCCGCTCCGGCAAGGTGTCGACCGCTTCCGCCGACAGGCTTCTCGCGCGCATCGCCGACCGCGGGTGCGGGGTGGACTGGATCCTCGAGACCCACGCTCATGCCGATCACCTGAGCGCCGCGCAGTACTTGAGGGTGCGCACCGGCGCCGCCGTCGTGATCGGCGAGCACATCCGCGACGTGCAGCGCATCTTCGGGCCGGTGTTCAACGCCGCCGACGTCAGCGGCGAAGGTCGGGAGTTCGACCGATTGGTGCGCGACGGCGAGCGCCTGAGGCTGGGTGGCCTGGAGATCGAGGTGATGCACCTGCCGGGCCACACGCCGGCGGACGTCGCCTATCGGATCGGCGACGCGGTGTTCGTCGGCGACACGATCTTCATGCC
The window above is part of the Alphaproteobacteria bacterium genome. Proteins encoded here:
- a CDS encoding rhodanese family protein, producing the protein MTLPAIAPQAARQLIDQGAILVDIRELDEHRREWVPGARHEALSRLAPIHSAGARAIVFHCRSGARTKANTQRLAEAAACDAYILEGGIEAWKKAGLPVAVDRRQPLEIMRQVQITAGSLVVIGAVLALTVAPSFVALSAFVGAGLVFAGVSGWCGMAKLLAMMPWNRPARGTVA
- a CDS encoding helix-turn-helix transcriptional regulator; its protein translation is MPTAATRIDAKALESRAAEVADLLRALANDRRLLILCRLMEQGEETVGALANDVGLSQSALSQHLARMREEGIVAFRREAQTIWYRIADPRIGTLLATLHRLYCRD
- a CDS encoding MBL fold metallo-hydrolase, which codes for MTSSPDIEAFFDEATFTISYLVADPTTGRTVIVDPVLDYDPRSGKVSTASADRLLARIADRGCGVDWILETHAHADHLSAAQYLRVRTGAAVVIGEHIRDVQRIFGPVFNAADVSGEGREFDRLVRDGERLRLGGLEIEVMHLPGHTPADVAYRIGDAVFVGDTIFMPDYGTARADFPGGDAGTLYASIRRLLSLPPETRLFMCHDYKAPGRNTYAWETTVGEQRARNVHVRDGVDQAAFVAMRKQRDATLAAPVLLLPSIQVNMRAGRLPPADANGTRYLRVPLRVPEGVA